AGTTCGGCCCGTTCGTCGTGCTCGAGCATGAAGCGCGTGCCGTCGGGCAGGCGGAGCAGGCCACCTTCGCCGCGTACTGCTTCGGAAATCAGGAAGGACTTGGCCTGCGGGTGATACAGGCAGGTCGGGTGGAACTGGATGAATTCCATGTTCGAAACGCGGCAGCCGGCACGGTAGGCCATGGCGATGCCGTCGCCGGTCGAGGTGTCGGGATTGGTCGTGTAGAGATAGACCTTGCCGGCGCCGCCGGTGGCGATCAGCGTGTTTGGCGCGCTGACGGTAATGACCTCGCCGCTGCGACTGTTCAGGACGTAGGCGCCGAAGCAGCGGTTTTCTCCGGTGCCCAGCTTGTCGCCGGTAATCAGGTCGATCGCGATATGGTTCTCGAGGACGGTGATGTTCGGGGTGGTGCGGACTTTTCTGGTTAGTGTGTCCTGCACCGCGAGGCCGGTGGCATCGGCGACGTGGATGACGCGACGGGCGCTGTGACCGCCTTCGCGGGTCAGGTGATAACCGGCTTCGTCCTTGGTGAAGGGAACGCCTTGTTCGATCAGCCATTCGATGGCGTGGCGGCCGTTTTCAACGACAAAACGGGTGGCAGGCTCATCGTTGAGCCAGGCGCCGGCAATCAGCGTGTCCTGGATGTGGGCTTCAATCGAGTCCTTGCTGTCAAGAACAGCAGCGATGCCGCCCTGTGCCCAGCCGGATGCCGAGTCCTCGAGGTTGCGTTTGCTGATCAGTCCAACCCGGCAATGCTTGGCCAGGCGAAGGGCGGCGGATTGGCCGGCCAGACCGCTGCCAATAATCAGGACATCAAAATTCTGCACGGCTGTTCTCTTGAAGGGTAATTGTTTTGCTCGAAATATAGCATGTGAAAAACGATTCATCCCGTTACAGAGTGTCACAATTAAGGATAATTACCTATCCTCTGCCCGAAATGGGCTGCGTTATACTGCGCCCCACAAACAGACCAATGAATATCCCCAGGGAACCCACAATCCATGAGTGAGCGCGAAGTCGACCAAATCCTGGTCGAGCGGGCGCAAGGCGGAGATCAGCGCGCCTTCGACCAGTTGGTGAGCAAATACCAGCGCAAGCTGGGACGTTTGCTGTCGCGCTTCATTCGCGACCAGGCTGAAGTGGAAGATGTTTCCCAGGAGGCTTTCATCAAGGCCTACCGTGCCTTGCCTTCCTTCCGGGGTGACAGTGCCTTTTACACCTGGCTGTACCGGATCGGCATCAATACTGCCAAGAACTACCTGGTTTCACAGGGTCGGCGGGCGCCAACCTCGACCGAGTTCGACTCCGAAGAGGCCGAAAACTTCGAGGATGCCAGCCAGCTGCGCGATATCAATACGCCGGAAAGCCTGTTGCTGTCGAAACAGATCGGGCAAACGGTGAATGCGGCGATGGATGCGCTGCCCGAGGAATTGCGTACGGCCATCATGCTGCGTGAAATCGAGGGCATGTCCTACGAGGAAATCGCCGGCATCATGGATTGTCCGATCGGTACGGTGCGCTCCCGCATTTTCCGGGCGCGCGAAGCGGTTGCCGGAAAATTGCGTCCCTTGCTCGATATTGCGCCGGATCGGCGGTGGTGAGCATGCTTGAAGAACCGGCAACCATACGCGCGATTGTGCGTGCGCTGGATGGAGCAGATGCCATTGTCGAAGTCGCCCAGGGCGGTTGTGGGCGCTGCCACGAAGAAGGTGGTTGTGGCGGGCAGCATCTGACGCAGATGTTTTGCAGTTCGCCGAAAACCTATCGTGCCGAAAATTCGCTGGGAGCAGCAATCGGCGATAGCGTGACCATTGCTGTTGCGGCAGGCAGCGTCAGGCGTACGGCAAATCTGGCTTACGGTATTCCCTTGTTGGCGATCATTGCCGGTGCTGTGTTTGGCATGCAACTGGCCGGCGATACTGGTGCCATGGCGGGGGCTGCGCTTGGCATGCTGGTGTCGCTCGTCTATGTTCGCTTCCGCTCGCGTGAAATCAATGCCGATCCTGCCGGGCGTCCGCATATCATTTCCCGTTCCTAGTCGATCAGGAGGCAAGCGCCCATGAAACGCTGGCTGGCTGTTTTCTCTCTTTGCTTTGCATGCACCACTGCTTTTGCCCAGGCCCGCGGCTTGCCGGATTTTACCGAGCTGGCTGAAAGGCAGGGGCCGGCCGTGGTCAATATCAGCACGACGCAGGTGCAGCGCAGCGCTGCGGCGGCGCCTTTCCCGTTCGACGAGAATGATCCGGCTTTCGAGTTTTTCAAACGCTTCATTCCCCGGCATCCCGGAGGTGGTACGCCGCGCGAGTTCGAGAACAAGTCGCTGGGTTCCGGCTTCCTGATCAGCCCGGATGGCTATGTCCTGACCAATGCTCATGTGATTGATGGTGCTGACGAAGTGACGGTGCGCCTGACCGACAAGCGTGAATTCAAGGCAAAGGTTGTCGGGGCCGACAAGCGGACCGATGTGGCGTTGATCAAGATCGAGGCCGCCAATCTGCCGGTTGTGAAGCTCGCCGATCCGGCGCAATTGAAGGTCGGAGAATGGGTGGTGGCCATCGGTTCGCCGTTCGGTTTTGACAATTCCGTGACGGCGGGCATTGTTTCAGCCAAGGGGCGCTCCTTGCCCCAGGAAAACTATGTGCCTTTCATCCAGACCGATGTTGCGATCA
The DNA window shown above is from Quatrionicoccus australiensis and carries:
- a CDS encoding SoxR reducing system RseC family protein gives rise to the protein MLEEPATIRAIVRALDGADAIVEVAQGGCGRCHEEGGCGGQHLTQMFCSSPKTYRAENSLGAAIGDSVTIAVAAGSVRRTANLAYGIPLLAIIAGAVFGMQLAGDTGAMAGAALGMLVSLVYVRFRSREINADPAGRPHIISRS
- the nadB gene encoding L-aspartate oxidase; the protein is MNRFSHAIFRAKQLPFKRTAVQNFDVLIIGSGLAGQSAALRLAKHCRVGLISKRNLEDSASGWAQGGIAAVLDSKDSIEAHIQDTLIAGAWLNDEPATRFVVENGRHAIEWLIEQGVPFTKDEAGYHLTREGGHSARRVIHVADATGLAVQDTLTRKVRTTPNITVLENHIAIDLITGDKLGTGENRCFGAYVLNSRSGEVITVSAPNTLIATGGAGKVYLYTTNPDTSTGDGIAMAYRAGCRVSNMEFIQFHPTCLYHPQAKSFLISEAVRGEGGLLRLPDGTRFMLEHDERAELAPRDIVARAIDFEMKKRGIDCVYLDISHKGEAFLLEHFPNIHARCLELGIDIARDPIPVVPAAHYTCGGIVSDPKGRTDVAGLYVAGEASCTGLHGANRLASNSLLECLIFSEAAVNDILAGKTGKQPTLPPWDESRVTDADEEVVISHNWDELRRFMWDYVGIVRTTKRLKRARHRIGLLMREIDEFYANFRVSHDLIELRNLVFTADLIVRCAMQRKESRGLHYSRDYPEMLPKAKNTVLKRRRPRR
- the rpoE gene encoding RNA polymerase sigma factor RpoE, translating into MSEREVDQILVERAQGGDQRAFDQLVSKYQRKLGRLLSRFIRDQAEVEDVSQEAFIKAYRALPSFRGDSAFYTWLYRIGINTAKNYLVSQGRRAPTSTEFDSEEAENFEDASQLRDINTPESLLLSKQIGQTVNAAMDALPEELRTAIMLREIEGMSYEEIAGIMDCPIGTVRSRIFRAREAVAGKLRPLLDIAPDRRW